The following are from one region of the Spodoptera frugiperda isolate SF20-4 chromosome 20, AGI-APGP_CSIRO_Sfru_2.0, whole genome shotgun sequence genome:
- the LOC118261989 gene encoding calcium/calmodulin-dependent protein kinase type II alpha chain: MANPNRESVSTRFSDNYDLKEELGKGAFSIVRRAVQKSTGYEFAAKIINTKKLSARDFQKLEREARICRKLQHPNIVRLHDSIQEEHFHYLVFDLVTGGELFEDIVAREFYSEADASHCIQQILESVHHCHHNGVVHRDLKPENLLLASKAKGAAVKLADFGLAIEVQGDQQAWFGFAGTPGYLSPEVLKKEPYGKPVDIWACGVILYILLVGYPPFWDEDQHRLYGQIKAGAYDYPSPEWDTVTPEAKSLINQMLTVNPSKRITASEALKHPWICHRERVASVMHRQETVDCLKKFNARRKLKGAILTTMLATRNFSGKSMVNKKGDGSQVKESTDSSTTLEDDDLDKDKKGVDRACTVISKEHDEEALTKADSFGKARGDSNASLRRAEVIKVTEVLIDAINNGDYETYSKLCDPNVTAFDPDALGNLVEGVEFHKFFIDNTPTHVKTNTTILNPRVHLLGDDVAVIAYVCVTQSVDAEGRRATHQSQETRIWHKRHNKWTAIHFHRS; encoded by the coding sequence ATGGCCAACCCAAATCGTGAAAGTGTCAGTACGCGGTTTTCCGATAATTATGATCTTAAAGAAGAATTGGGAAAAGGCGCCTTTTCAATCGTTCGACGTGCAGTGCAGAAATCAACCGGTTATGAATTTGCGGCCAAAATTATTAACACTAAAAAACTCTCTGCAAGAGACTTCCAAAAGTTGGAGAGGGAGGCGCGAATTTGCCGAAAACTTCAACATCCCAACATTGTGAGGCTCCACGATTCGATTCAAGAGGAACATTTTCATTACCTTGTTTTCGACCTGGTAACGGGCGGTGAATTGTTCGAAGACATCGTTGCCAGAGAATTCTACTCTGAGGCTGATGCGTCTCATTGTATACAACAAATTCTTGAATCTGTACACCATTGTCACCATAATGGGGTTGTTCACAGAGACTTAAAACCAGAAAATCTCTTACTGGCTAGCAAAGCTAAAGGAGCTGCTGTCAAACTTGCTGATTTTGGATTAGCCATTGAAGTACAAGGCGACCAGCAAGCTTGGTTTGGTTTTGCAGGTACTCCTGGCTATTTATCACCTGAAGTACTTAAAAAAGAACCATACGGTAAACCAGTAGATATCTGGGCATGCGGTGTGATCTTATATATTTTGCTTGTTGGATATCCTCCATTTTGGGATGAAGATCAGCATCGACTGTATGGGCAAATTAAAGCGGGCGCTTATGATTATCCATCACCCGAGTGGGATACAGTAACACCCGAAGCTAAAAGCCTCATAAACCAGATGTTAACTGTTAACCCAAGCAAGAGAATAACGGCTTCTGAAGCCCTTAAACACCCATGGATTTGCCACCGGGAACGTGTTGCTTCTGTTATGCACAGGCAAGAGACCGTGGACTGTTTGAAGAAATTCAATGCACGACGCAAGCTGAAGGGTGCAATTTTGACAACTATGCTTGCTACACGCAATTTCTCTGGAAAGTCTATGGTGAACAAAAAAGGAGATGGGTCACAAGTCAAAGAATCTACCGACAGCAGCACAACATTGGAAGATGATGACCTAGACAAGGACAAGAAAGGTGTAGATAGAGCATGTACTGTAATTTCCAAGGAGCACGACGAGGAAGCGTTGACTAAAGCTGATTCATTCGGTAAAGCTCGTGGTGACAGTAACGCTTCTTTGCGCCGAGCGGAAGTAATTAAAGTTACTGAAGTGCTCATAGATGCAATTAATAACGGTGATTATGAAACCTATTCCAAATTATGTGACCCAAATGTAACTGCATTTGATCCAGATGCACTAGGCAACCTAGTGGAAGGCGTCGAGTTCCACAAGTTCTTCATCGATAACACGCCAACCCATGTGAAAACTAACACGACGATCTTAAACCCTAGAGTGCATCTTCTCGGTGATGATGTAGCTGTAATCGCATACGTATGCGTAACACAAAGTGTGGACGCCGAGGGCCGACGAGCCACACACCAGTCGCAAGAGACTCGCATATGGCACAAACGCCACAACAAGTGGACGGCAATACATTTCCATCGCTCCTAA